From Bombyx mori chromosome 10, ASM3026992v2, a single genomic window includes:
- the LOC101745491 gene encoding ubiquitin-conjugating enzyme E2 S, with protein sequence MSNVENVCPQALRGVARELRQLAANPPPGIKLQLRDDDISDIVALIDGPAETPYEGGVFRVRLVLGREFPASAPRAYFVTRVFHPNVAAETGEVCVNTLARDWRPELGLRHALLALRCLLIAPNPDSALNAEAAALLRDRYDDYFARAKLLTDIHATRSRAPAPAPAAAPAHAPAAAPAHAPAPPAKRRPAPPPRADKRRILKRL encoded by the exons ATGTCGAACGTGGAAAACGTATGTCCTCAAGCGTTGCGTGGCGTGGCACGCGAACTCCGACAGCTGGCGGCTAATCCTCCGCCGGGCATCAAACTGCAGCTGCGAGACGACGACATATCTGACATAGTCGCGCTTATCGATGGTCCCG CGGAGACGCCGTATGAAGGGGGCGTGTTCCGCGTGCGACTCGTGCTCGGACGCGAGTTCCCCGCCAGCGCACCGCGGGCATACTTCGTCACCCGCGTCTTCCACCCCAACGTCGCCGCCGAGACTGGCGAGGTCTGCGTCAACACGCTCGCACGCGACTGGCGCCCCGAGCTCGGGCTCCGGCACGCGCTCCTCGCTCTGCGCTGTCTGCTCATCGCGCCCAACCCTGACTCGGCACTCAACGCGGAGGCCGCCGCCCTACTGCGCGACCGCTACGACGACTACTTCGCGCGCGCCAAGCTGCTCACCGACATCCACGCGACTCGCAgccgcgcccccgcccccgcgcccgccgccgcgcccgcgcacgcgcccgccgccgcgcccgcgcacgcgcccgcgccgcccgccaAGCGCCGCCCCGCGCCTCCCCCCCGCGCAGACAAGCGCCGCATCCTGAAGCGGTTATGA
- the LOC119628993 gene encoding aquaporin AQPAe.a has product MPSTDEDTPRGFSGWVRRWWRALVSELLATAFLVWLGVSSVVPYKGKEAVVLSHPAFAFGFVVLGNAMAFGPTSGAHMNPAVTLAAALQGRMSPALAAAYTVAQVLGACAGFGALAAVTPASALGTDEGCTLPARDVSALAAAAVEAALTAVLAFACCGVWKAHDESGPDPMVPVKLGLVVAGLVFAGGHATGASLNPARSFAPALYHGIWQYHWVYWVGPLGGAGLAAVLHRALLSPRAAPSRAAPSCAEEVPLEDKP; this is encoded by the exons ATGCCCTCCACAGACG AAGATACGCCGCGCGGTTTTTCCGGCTGGGTGCGGCGATGGTGGCGAGCGTTGGTCTCCGAGCTGCTGGCCACGGCGTTCCTCGTGTGGCTCGGCGTCAGCTCCGTGGTGCCGTACAAAGGGAAGGAGGCCGTCGTGCTGTCACATCCCGCTTTTGCTTTCGGGTTTGTGGTGCTCGGCAATGCGATGGCGTTCGGGCCGACGTCGGGTGCGCACATGAACCCGGCCGTGACGCTGGCTGCCGCGCTGCAGGGCCGCATGTCCCCGGCGCTGGCCGCCGCCTACACGGTGGCGCAGGTGCTGGGCGCGTGTGCCGGCTTCGGTGCACTGGCCGCCGTGACGCCCGCCAGCGCTCTGGGCACGGACGAGGGCTGCACGCTGCCGGCGAGGGATGTGTCGGCGCTGGCGGCGGCGGCCGTGGAGGCGGCCCTCACGGCGGTGCTCGCGTTTGCGTGTTGCGGCGTTTGGAAGGCGCACGACGAGAGCGGTCCGGACCCGATGGTGCCCGTGAAGCTGGGACTCGTGGTGGCCGGGCTGGTTTTCGCCGGG GGACACGCGACGGGAGCTAGCCTGAACCCTGCTCGTAGCTTCGCACCGGCTTTATATCACGGAATTTGGCAATATCATTGG GTGTACTGGGTGGGTCCGCTGGGCGGCGCGGGGCTGGCGGCGGTGCTGCACCGCGCGCTGCTGAGCCCGCGGGCCGCGCCGAGCCGCGCCGCACCGTCCTGCGCTGAAGAAGTGCCGCTCGAAGATAAGCCATGA